In Planctomycetia bacterium, one DNA window encodes the following:
- the asnB gene encoding asparagine synthase (glutamine-hydrolyzing) encodes MCGIAGYIRPKGLFDDAVLARMLERIAHRGPDGTGTWKRPDVGLAFAHSRLKVQDLTPAADQPMHSADGSTSLVYNGEIYNFRELREALRADGATFHSTGDTEVLLELCRRDPALGFLPRLNGMFAFAVWHAPTHTLTLARDHAGVKPLLYAELDGGLAFASELAAIRPPLRGLSIDPRAVYELLSLGFITAPRTIFRQVFKLRPGHLLRWRDGAVTIERWSRPLRRPDASLPAQPHGPAYTAACEELRELVADAVEHRLIADVPVGVFLSGGIDSAIVTAVAARVAAGRVKTFSVTFPGFAYFDESRYARAVAAMHRTDHTEIPLRLDDVREIIPTVQSHLGEPFADSSALPTYLLSRMTRQHVTVALSGDGADEQFAGYARYAAATLIERFGWFARTPLYGPARRMVEGLPAKRETFFGKVASQLKRAMRGMDPRGPHRYANWMRTSDAAAFSRLLHRPEDSPAIIDDIAQMLWSFRGEPKDSPDLNHHLRVEWQTSLPDDMLTKIDLMSMAHGLEVRSPFMDHRVADFVAGLPWRWKLNGWRKKFMLIDAYRDLLPPILHHRPKRGFEVPVGPWMRGPLNGMVRELIAADRCFFGTILDRGGALAMLDEHTRGRADHNYCLWALVSLLVWQQEHARDVAVA; translated from the coding sequence ATGTGCGGCATCGCCGGTTACATTCGCCCGAAGGGGTTGTTCGACGACGCGGTTCTCGCGCGCATGCTCGAGCGAATCGCCCATCGCGGACCGGACGGCACGGGCACGTGGAAGCGGCCCGACGTCGGTCTGGCCTTCGCGCACAGCCGGCTGAAAGTGCAGGACCTCACGCCCGCGGCCGATCAGCCGATGCACAGCGCCGACGGCTCGACGAGCCTCGTCTACAACGGAGAAATATACAATTTTCGTGAATTGCGCGAGGCGCTGCGTGCCGACGGCGCGACCTTTCATTCCACCGGCGATACGGAAGTCCTGCTGGAACTCTGCCGGCGCGATCCGGCGCTGGGGTTTCTGCCGCGGCTCAACGGCATGTTCGCCTTCGCCGTCTGGCACGCGCCGACGCACACGCTCACCCTCGCGCGCGATCACGCCGGCGTGAAGCCGCTCCTGTACGCCGAGCTCGACGGCGGCCTGGCCTTCGCGTCCGAGCTGGCGGCGATCCGCCCGCCGTTGCGGGGTCTATCGATCGACCCGCGGGCCGTTTACGAATTGCTCTCGCTGGGCTTCATCACCGCACCGCGCACCATCTTTCGGCAGGTGTTCAAACTCCGTCCGGGCCATCTGCTTCGTTGGCGCGACGGCGCGGTGACCATCGAACGATGGTCTCGCCCGCTGCGCCGGCCGGATGCGTCGCTCCCGGCGCAGCCGCACGGTCCGGCCTACACGGCCGCCTGCGAGGAATTGCGAGAGCTCGTCGCCGACGCGGTCGAACATCGCCTTATCGCCGACGTGCCGGTGGGGGTGTTCCTCTCGGGCGGCATTGACTCGGCGATCGTCACGGCCGTCGCCGCGCGGGTGGCAGCGGGGCGGGTGAAGACGTTCTCGGTGACGTTTCCGGGGTTCGCGTATTTTGATGAAAGTCGCTATGCGCGGGCCGTGGCGGCCATGCACCGCACCGATCACACGGAAATCCCGCTGCGCCTCGACGACGTGCGCGAGATCATCCCCACGGTGCAGTCGCACCTGGGCGAGCCGTTCGCCGACAGCAGCGCGCTGCCGACCTATCTGCTTAGTCGCATGACGCGTCAGCACGTGACGGTGGCACTCTCCGGCGACGGGGCCGATGAGCAGTTCGCCGGCTACGCACGCTACGCCGCGGCCACGCTGATCGAGCGCTTCGGCTGGTTCGCGCGCACGCCGCTGTACGGCCCGGCAAGGCGGATGGTTGAAGGTCTGCCCGCCAAACGCGAAACGTTTTTCGGCAAAGTCGCCAGCCAGCTCAAGCGCGCGATGCGAGGCATGGACCCGCGCGGGCCCCATCGTTACGCCAACTGGATGCGTACTTCGGACGCGGCCGCGTTCTCGCGCCTCTTGCACAGGCCCGAGGATTCACCCGCGATCATCGACGATATCGCGCAGATGCTCTGGAGCTTTCGCGGCGAGCCGAAAGACTCGCCCGACTTGAATCATCATCTGCGCGTCGAATGGCAGACGTCATTGCCCGACGACATGCTCACCAAGATCGATCTGATGTCCATGGCCCACGGGCTGGAGGTGCGTTCGCCGTTCATGGATCATCGCGTGGCGGATTTTGTCGCCGGGCTGCCGTGGCGATGGAAGCTCAACGGCTGGCGAAAGAAGTTCATGCTCATCGACGCGTATCGCGATCTGCTGCCGCCGATCCTGCACCACCGCCCCAAGCGCGGGTTCGAGGTGCCCGTCGGCCCGTGGATGCGCGGTCCGCTCAACGGCATGGTGCGCGAGCTTATCGCCGCCGACCGCTGCTTCTTCGGCACGATTCTCGATCGCGGCGGCGCATTGGCCATGCTCGACGAACACACGCGCGGCCGCGCCGATCACAACTATTGCCTCTGGGCGCTGGTATCGCTGCTGGTGTGGCAGCAGGAGCACGCGCGAGACGTAGCAGTGGCTTAG